The Panicum hallii strain FIL2 chromosome 9, PHallii_v3.1, whole genome shotgun sequence genome has a window encoding:
- the LOC112875536 gene encoding coronatine-insensitive protein homolog 2-like, translating into MGGEAEAGERQLGRVLSFGIPDTALGLVMGYVEDPWDRDAISLVCRHWCRVDALSRKHVTVAMAYSTTPERLFRRFPCLESLKLKAKPRAAMFNLISDDWGGSASPWIRQLSATFHFLKKLHLRRMIVSDDDISVLVRAKAHMLVSLKLDRCSGFSTPSLALVARSCKKLETLFLEESAIAENENDEWIRELATNNSVLETLNFFLTDLRASPEYLTLLVRNCQRLKTLKISECLMRDLTGLFLTAQTLQEFAGGSFEDPDQQAVNRNYENYYFPPSLHRLGLLYMGTNEMQILFPYSAALKKLDLQFAFLNTEDHCHIVKRCPNLETLEVRDVIGDRGLQVVAQTCKKLQRLRVERGDDEHGGLEDEQGRISQVGVMAVAQGCPELTYWAIHVSDITNAALEAVGTFSRNLNDFRLVLLDREAHITELPLDNGVRALLRGCTKLRRFAFYVRPGVLTDVGLGYVGEFSKNIRYMLLGNVGESDNGILQLSRGCPSLQKLELRGCLFSEHALAMAALQLKSLRYLWVQGYRASPTGADLMAMVRPFWNIEFIAPDQDGPCPDFRKQILAYYSLAGRRTDCPPSVTPLYPAF; encoded by the exons AtgggcggcgaggccgaggccgGGGAGCGGCAGCTGGGGCGGGTGCTCAGCTTCGGGATCCCGGACACGGCGCTGGGGCTGGTGATGGGGTACGTGGAGGACCCCTGGGACCGCGACGCCATCTCGCTGGTGTGCCGCCACTGGTGCCGCGTCGACGCGCTCAGCCGCAAGCACGTCACGGTCGCCATGGCCTACTCCACCACGCCCGAGCGCCTCTTCCGGCGGTTCCCGTGCCTCGAGTCGCTCAAGCTCAAGGCTAAGCCCCGCGCGGCCATGTTCAACCTCATCTCCGACGACTGGGGCGGGTCGGCGTCGCCGTGGATCCGGCAGCTCTCGGCCACCTTCCACTTCCTCAAGAAGCTCCACCTGCGCAGGATGATAGTGTCCGACGACGACATCAGCGTCCTCGTCCGCGCCAAGGCCCACATGCTCGTATCGCTCAAGCTTGACCGGTGCTCCGGCTTCTCCACGCCCTCCCTCGCACTCGTCGCCCGTTCCTGCAA GAAACTGGAAACACTGTTCCTGGAAGAAAGTGCAATTGCTGAGAACGAAAATGATGAATGGATTCGCGAGCTTGCTACAAACAATTCTGTTCTGGAGACATTGAATTTCTTTCTGACAGATCTCAGGGCATCCCCAGAGTATCTCACCCTCCTCGTGCGCAATTGTCAAAGGCTGAAAACTCTGAAGATTAGCGAATGTCTCATGCGTGACCTGACTGGTTTGTTCCTCACAGCACAAACACTACAAGAATTTGCTGGTGGTTCCTTTGAAGATCCGGACCAACAGGCGGTGAATAGAAATTATGAGAACTACTATTTTCCCCCTTCGTTGCACCGCTTGGGTTTGCTCTACATGGGAACAAATGAGATGCAGATACTTTTTCCATATTCAGCAGCTCTTAAGAAGTTAGATCTTCAATTTGCATTCCTTAACACAGAGGATCACTGTCACATAGTTAAGCGCTGCCCCAATCTGGAAACCTTAGAG GTAAGAGATGTGATAGGGGATCGCGGATTACAAGTTGTTGCGCAGACCTGCAAGAAATTACAGAGGCTCAGAGTAGAAAGAGGAGATGATGAACACGGAGGTCTTGAGGACGAACAAGGTAGAATTTCACAGGTTGGAGTTATGGCTGTAGCCCAAGGCTGCCCAGAGTTGACATACTGGGCAATACATGTCTCAGATATCACAAATGCAGCTCTAGAGGCGGTTGGTACATTCAGCAGAAATCTTAATGATTTCCGCCTTGTCCTGCTTGATAGAGAAGCGCATATAACAGAATTGCCACTGGACAATGGGGTCCGTGCTTTGCTGAGAGGTTGCACCAAACTCCGAAGGTTTGCATTTTATGTGAGACCTGGAGTCCTAACAGATGTTGGCCTTGGCTATGTTGGAGAATTTAGTAAGAACATTCGATACATGTTGCTTGGTAATGTTGGTGAGTCTGATAATGGAATTCTACAGTTATCAAGAGGCTGCCCAAGCTTGCAAAAACTGGAGCTAAGGGGTTGTTTATTTAGTGAGCATGCATTAGCCATGGCTGCGCTCCAGCTTAAGTCACTGAGGTATCTGTGGGTGCAAGGGTACAGGGCATCTCCAACTGGTGCTGATCTTATGGCTATGGTGCGCCCCTTCTGGAACATTGAATTTATTGCCCCAGACCAAGATGGACCTTGCCCTGATTTTAGGAAACAGATTCTGGCATACTACTCCCTTGCTGGAAGGAGGACAGATTGCCCTCCGTCGGTAACTCCACTCTACCCAGCATTTTGA